The Mycobacterium seoulense genome has a window encoding:
- a CDS encoding TetR/AcrR family transcriptional regulator: MKADPSDIDKAPGAGRPRDPRIDSAILSATAELLVQMGYSSLSLAAVAERAGTTKSALYRRWSSKAELVHEAAFPVAPTALEAPAGDFATDIRMMIEATRDVFTTPVVRAALPGLVADMTADPALNARVMSRFADLFATVRTRLGDAVERGDAHPDVDPDRLIELIGGATMLRMLLRPEDELDDEWVEQTTAILVHGVTR, encoded by the coding sequence ATGAAAGCAGACCCGTCCGACATTGACAAGGCCCCCGGCGCCGGCCGCCCGCGGGACCCGCGAATCGACTCGGCCATCCTATCGGCCACCGCGGAACTGCTTGTCCAAATGGGCTATTCCAGCCTGAGCCTGGCCGCGGTCGCCGAGCGCGCGGGAACCACGAAATCGGCGCTGTACCGCCGCTGGTCGAGCAAGGCCGAATTGGTGCACGAGGCGGCCTTCCCGGTGGCACCCACCGCGCTGGAGGCACCGGCCGGGGACTTCGCCACCGACATCCGGATGATGATCGAGGCCACCCGCGACGTCTTCACCACCCCGGTCGTCCGCGCCGCCCTGCCGGGCCTGGTGGCCGACATGACGGCCGACCCCGCCCTGAACGCCCGGGTGATGTCGCGGTTCGCCGACCTGTTCGCGACGGTGCGGACGCGGCTGGGTGATGCCGTCGAGCGGGGCGACGCGCATCCCGACGTGGATCCGGACCGGTTGATCGAGTTGATCGGCGGCGCCACGATGCTGCGCATGCTGCTGCGCCCGGAGGACGAACTCGACGATGAGTGGGTGGAGCAGACCACCGCCATCCTGGTGCACGGGGTGACGCGATGA
- a CDS encoding phosphotransferase family protein codes for MANEPVLDKVDRLQRSSRDVTTLPGVMSKWLSTVLPAGSAPEVTVESGVDSTGMSSETIILTARWQQDGNPVEQKLVTRVAPAPEDVQVFPTYRLDHQFEVIRKVGELTDVPVPPVRWLEPTGEVLGTPFFVMDYVDGVVPPDVMPYTFGNNWFADAPAERQRELQDATVGVLAKLHSIPNAESTFGFLAAGQDGDTALRNHFNWVRSWYDFAVPDIGRSPLLERTFTWLEDNWPAEPAAREPVLLWGDARVGNVLYRDFQPVAVLDWEMVTLGPRELDVAWMIYAHMVFQELTGLAGLPGLPEVMREDDVRATYRRLTGVEVGDLRWFYVYSGVMWACVFMRTGARRVHFGETEKPDDVESLFYHAGLMRRLIGEDN; via the coding sequence GTGGCCAACGAACCCGTGCTCGACAAGGTCGACCGGCTTCAGCGCTCCAGCAGAGACGTCACGACGCTACCCGGCGTGATGTCGAAATGGCTGTCGACCGTGCTGCCCGCCGGGTCGGCGCCGGAGGTCACCGTCGAAAGCGGCGTCGACTCGACGGGGATGTCTTCGGAAACCATCATCCTGACGGCCCGCTGGCAGCAGGACGGCAATCCCGTCGAGCAGAAACTCGTGACCAGGGTGGCGCCCGCCCCCGAAGACGTGCAGGTGTTCCCGACCTACCGGCTCGACCACCAATTCGAAGTCATCCGGAAAGTCGGCGAGCTCACCGACGTCCCCGTTCCGCCGGTGCGCTGGCTCGAGCCCACCGGCGAGGTGCTCGGCACCCCCTTCTTCGTGATGGACTACGTCGACGGTGTGGTGCCGCCCGACGTCATGCCTTACACGTTCGGCAACAACTGGTTCGCCGACGCCCCGGCCGAGCGGCAGCGCGAACTGCAGGACGCGACCGTCGGGGTGCTGGCCAAGTTGCATTCAATCCCCAACGCGGAGAGCACTTTCGGCTTCCTAGCGGCTGGGCAGGATGGCGACACCGCGCTGCGCAACCACTTCAATTGGGTGCGGTCCTGGTATGACTTCGCGGTGCCCGACATCGGCCGCTCGCCGCTGCTGGAGCGGACCTTCACCTGGCTGGAGGACAATTGGCCGGCCGAACCGGCCGCGCGTGAACCCGTGCTGCTCTGGGGCGACGCCCGGGTGGGCAACGTGTTGTACCGCGACTTCCAGCCGGTGGCGGTGCTGGACTGGGAGATGGTCACCCTCGGCCCGCGTGAGCTCGACGTCGCGTGGATGATCTACGCGCACATGGTCTTTCAAGAGCTGACCGGCCTGGCCGGGCTGCCGGGCCTGCCCGAGGTGATGCGCGAGGACGACGTGCGCGCGACCTATCGGCGACTGACCGGCGTGGAAGTCGGTGACTTGCGCTGGTTCTACGTGTACTCCGGCGTCATGTGGGCCTGCGTGTTCATGCGCACCGGCGCGCGCCGGGTGCACTTCGGCGAAACCGAGAAACCCGACGACGTGGAGTCGCTGTTCTACCACGCCGGGCTGATGCGGCGCCTGATCGGAGAGGACAACTAA
- a CDS encoding alpha/beta fold hydrolase, producing MSARRSARAVDPYPDVLPPSETVSVRATDGTRLHAEVFGPPDGYPIVLTHGITCTIRAWAYQIADLAHDYRVIAFDHRGHGRSGMPRRDGYSLKHLASDLNSVLDATLAPHERAVLAGHSMGGITIAAWSARYRHMVRRRADAVALINTTTGDLVRRVQLLSVPHGLSPARVAAGRVLIHAFGGFPIPSAARIPSRYLVAMLAVGRDADPSIARIVHRFFEQTSPAGRAGCARMLVTALGSRYLELDGLTVPTLVIGSERDRLTPISQARRIAGTAPNVVGLVELPGGHCSMLEHPREVNRHLRALAESVTQDVRISS from the coding sequence ATGAGTGCTCGACGATCGGCTCGCGCCGTCGACCCCTACCCCGATGTGTTACCACCCAGCGAAACGGTCAGTGTCCGGGCGACCGACGGCACCCGATTGCACGCCGAGGTGTTCGGGCCGCCCGACGGCTACCCGATCGTACTGACGCACGGCATCACCTGCACCATCCGGGCCTGGGCCTACCAGATCGCTGACCTGGCGCACGACTACCGGGTGATTGCCTTCGACCATCGCGGCCATGGGCGCAGCGGAATGCCTCGGCGCGACGGATACAGCCTGAAACACCTTGCCTCCGACCTGAATTCGGTGCTGGATGCGACGTTGGCGCCGCACGAGCGCGCCGTGCTGGCCGGACATTCGATGGGCGGCATCACGATCGCCGCGTGGTCGGCGCGGTATCGGCATATGGTCCGCCGGCGCGCCGACGCGGTCGCGCTGATCAACACCACGACCGGGGATCTGGTCCGCAGGGTGCAGCTGCTGTCGGTGCCGCACGGGTTGTCGCCGGCCCGGGTGGCCGCCGGACGCGTGCTCATCCACGCGTTCGGCGGGTTTCCGATCCCGAGCGCCGCCCGCATCCCGAGCCGCTACCTGGTGGCGATGCTGGCGGTGGGCAGGGACGCGGACCCCAGCATCGCCAGGATCGTCCACCGGTTCTTCGAGCAGACCTCGCCCGCCGGGCGCGCCGGTTGCGCCAGGATGCTGGTCACCGCGTTGGGGTCGCGATATCTGGAGCTGGACGGTTTGACGGTGCCGACTCTGGTCATCGGCAGCGAACGCGACCGGCTGACCCCGATCAGTCAGGCCCGCAGGATCGCGGGCACCGCGCCCAACGTCGTGGGCCTGGTCGAGCTTCCCGGCGGCCACTGCTCGATGCTGGAACACCCGCGCGAGGTGAACCGCCACCTGCGGGCACTCGCCGAGTCGGTGACCCAGGACGTGCGGATCAGTTCATAG
- a CDS encoding flavin monoamine oxidase family protein, with translation MSRREFIAATTGVVGGGLMAACATRRPLTAGRPRPDLRSVLVVGAGMAGLSAARSLADAGWPVRVIEARDRIGGRVHTDRSWGAPLEMGASWIHGTVDNPLMKLARQAQAQLVATDYYSWAKLVVDPTLSPLDYDPTLWRAFVERARFQVDGGSLAAAVDAAVGGKAMSTSDRAQLAFYLTTEIENEFAADANQLSAITFDEGDYTGGDQVVITNGYDALPRLLADGLQIELNTPVTAIAQRDGAVVVRSKDRSFQGRAAIVTVPLGVLKAGAITFDPPLPDRHRHAVDALGFGVLSKSFFRFNRRGWTTDNAFYQYLAADPGRWAQWFTMPAAAGPIVLALNAGDRGRAVESSSPQDLMATALPVARRLFGDASPVEVKTSTWSSDPYARGAYSFHAPGSGLDDRRRLQEPIGDRLYLAGEAVGVDNPGTVHGAAASGRYAAEQLLRRLSR, from the coding sequence ATGTCCCGTCGGGAATTCATCGCGGCAACCACGGGCGTGGTCGGCGGCGGGCTGATGGCCGCCTGCGCCACGCGGCGCCCGCTGACCGCGGGCCGACCGCGCCCGGACCTCCGGTCGGTGCTCGTCGTCGGCGCCGGCATGGCCGGCCTGTCCGCCGCCCGCAGCCTCGCCGATGCCGGATGGCCGGTACGGGTGATCGAAGCCCGCGACCGCATCGGCGGCCGAGTACACACCGACCGCTCCTGGGGTGCACCGCTGGAAATGGGCGCGTCGTGGATCCACGGCACGGTGGACAACCCGCTGATGAAGCTGGCGCGGCAAGCGCAGGCGCAGCTGGTCGCGACCGACTATTACAGCTGGGCCAAGCTCGTTGTCGATCCCACACTTTCACCGCTCGACTACGACCCGACATTATGGCGGGCGTTTGTGGAACGAGCACGGTTCCAAGTCGACGGCGGCAGCCTGGCCGCCGCCGTCGACGCCGCGGTCGGCGGCAAAGCAATGTCCACCTCCGACCGCGCCCAATTGGCGTTCTACCTCACCACCGAAATCGAGAACGAGTTCGCCGCCGACGCTAATCAACTGTCAGCCATCACCTTTGACGAGGGCGACTACACCGGCGGCGATCAGGTTGTCATCACGAACGGGTACGACGCCCTGCCGAGGCTGCTCGCCGACGGGCTGCAGATCGAATTGAACACCCCGGTCACCGCGATCGCGCAGCGCGACGGCGCCGTCGTCGTACGATCGAAAGATCGCTCGTTCCAAGGACGCGCGGCCATCGTCACCGTTCCCCTCGGTGTGCTCAAAGCCGGTGCGATCACTTTCGATCCGCCACTGCCCGACCGCCACCGCCACGCGGTCGACGCCCTGGGCTTCGGGGTGCTGTCCAAGAGCTTCTTCCGGTTCAACCGGCGCGGTTGGACGACGGACAATGCCTTCTACCAATATCTCGCCGCCGATCCCGGCCGATGGGCCCAGTGGTTCACCATGCCGGCGGCGGCGGGTCCAATCGTGTTGGCCCTCAACGCCGGTGACCGCGGTCGCGCCGTGGAGTCCTCCTCACCGCAGGATCTGATGGCGACCGCGCTGCCGGTCGCGCGCCGGCTGTTCGGCGACGCCTCGCCGGTGGAGGTCAAGACGTCGACCTGGAGCTCCGACCCGTACGCGCGCGGCGCCTACTCCTTTCACGCTCCCGGCTCCGGCCTCGACGACCGGCGCCGACTACAGGAACCGATCGGCGACCGGCTCTACCTGGCGGGCGAAGCGGTCGGCGTCGACAATCCGGGCACGGTGCACGGCGCCGCGGCCAGCGGCCGGTACGCCGCCGAGCAGTTGCTGCGCCGGTTGAGTCGTTAG
- a CDS encoding sulfate transporter, whose product MTEGASAIRIHVHTEQAVPILLVAGILDSSTYRSVRDAVIKAALDEPRAVIVDVDRLSAPAASAWIVFTSARWHVSIWPDVPIMLVCSEPHARRAIAANGVAGYVAVHATRELALHAVAGSSLHVRRRARTELPRSTGSPGFARAVVTDWLKEWDRPDLISAAATVATVFVENVLEHTESSPVVLVESYRDGVTVAVEDCNARLPSRHEDERGAEIVSGLAIVSALCRVWGSTPTPSGKTVWALLGREDHM is encoded by the coding sequence ATGACTGAGGGCGCGTCGGCCATCCGCATCCACGTCCACACCGAGCAAGCGGTCCCGATCCTGCTGGTTGCCGGGATCCTGGACAGCTCCACGTACCGAAGCGTGCGCGACGCGGTGATCAAGGCCGCCCTGGACGAGCCCCGTGCGGTGATCGTCGACGTCGATCGGCTTTCCGCGCCGGCGGCCTCCGCCTGGATCGTGTTCACCAGCGCCCGCTGGCATGTCAGCATCTGGCCCGACGTGCCCATCATGCTGGTGTGCTCGGAACCGCACGCCCGGCGGGCGATCGCCGCCAACGGCGTGGCCGGATACGTGGCGGTGCACGCCACCCGCGAGCTGGCGCTGCACGCAGTCGCCGGCTCGTCGTTACACGTCCGGCGCCGGGCACGCACGGAGCTCCCGCGCTCCACCGGCAGCCCCGGCTTCGCCCGTGCCGTCGTCACCGATTGGCTCAAAGAATGGGACCGCCCAGACCTCATTTCGGCGGCGGCCACGGTCGCGACGGTCTTCGTCGAAAATGTTCTCGAGCACACCGAGAGTTCGCCGGTGGTACTCGTGGAAAGCTATCGCGACGGCGTCACCGTCGCGGTCGAGGACTGCAACGCCCGCCTGCCGAGCCGGCACGAAGATGAGCGCGGCGCCGAAATCGTGTCCGGACTGGCCATCGTCTCCGCATTGTGTCGCGTGTGGGGCAGTACGCCGACCCCGTCGGGGAAGACGGTCTGGGCCTTGCTCGGTCGGGAGGACCACATGTGA
- a CDS encoding SDR family NAD(P)-dependent oxidoreductase has protein sequence MTGRLAGRAAIVTGASRGLGRAIALALAAEGAAVAVAGRTEQVWDERLPGTIGETVADIEAAGGRAVAIRADLTDREDIARLVGTARDALGPITILVNNAAFTAPGRPPAPGSEPRAKSAKPASGAGKPGWPGFVSIPLSAYRRHFDIAVFAAYELMQLVCPDMIEAGRGSIINVTSVASRIPGNGPYPDRSGGVLPGYGGSKAALEHLTQCAAFDLADHHIAVNALSPSKPILTPGLAYYAREFDDTAAADEFARAAVELTLVDPDKVTGRTIGHLQVLDGSFRPFEPE, from the coding sequence ATGACGGGGCGCCTGGCCGGGCGGGCCGCGATCGTCACCGGTGCCAGCCGCGGACTGGGCCGGGCGATCGCGCTGGCCCTCGCGGCCGAGGGCGCCGCCGTCGCGGTGGCGGGTCGCACCGAGCAGGTCTGGGACGAGCGGTTGCCGGGAACCATCGGCGAGACGGTGGCCGACATCGAGGCGGCGGGCGGGCGCGCGGTGGCGATCCGGGCCGACCTGACCGACCGCGAGGACATCGCCCGGTTGGTGGGCACGGCGCGAGATGCTTTGGGGCCCATCACGATTCTGGTGAACAATGCGGCCTTCACCGCGCCCGGCCGCCCGCCGGCGCCCGGCTCCGAGCCGCGCGCCAAGTCCGCCAAGCCCGCGAGCGGCGCCGGCAAACCCGGGTGGCCGGGATTCGTCAGCATCCCGCTGTCCGCGTATCGCCGGCATTTCGACATCGCCGTCTTCGCCGCCTACGAGCTGATGCAGCTGGTGTGCCCCGACATGATCGAAGCGGGTCGGGGGTCGATCATCAACGTCACCTCGGTCGCGTCGCGGATCCCGGGCAATGGGCCGTACCCGGACCGCAGCGGCGGCGTGCTGCCCGGGTATGGCGGATCCAAGGCGGCGCTCGAGCATCTGACCCAGTGCGCGGCGTTCGATCTCGCCGATCACCACATCGCGGTGAATGCCCTGTCGCCGTCGAAACCGATCCTCACCCCGGGGCTGGCCTACTATGCGCGAGAGTTCGACGATACCGCCGCGGCGGACGAATTCGCCCGGGCCGCGGTCGAATTGACACTCGTCGATCCCGACAAAGTCACCGGTCGCACGATCGGTCATCTGCAGGTGCTCGACGGCAGCTTCCGGCCCTTCGAGCCGGAATAG
- a CDS encoding flavin monoamine oxidase family protein → MPNPPWIVDVVVVGAGFAGLAAARELARQGQDVVVFEGRDRVGGRSFTGSVAGLPADLGGTFVGPTQDAVLALAAELGVPTIPTHHDGKNVIHWRGWTHSYRGTIPKLSLTGLIDIGRLRWQFNRIARSVPVSAPWDARRARELDDVSLGGWLRSVRATASSRDLLAIVSRVTWGCEPDDVSMLHAARYTHAAGGLDRLLDVENGAQQDRFPGGTQQIAEAAAAELGTRVVLNAPVRRIDRHGAGVTVTTDVGQAEAGFVVVAVPPAHRASIEFAPPLPAEYHQLARHWPQGRLSKAYAAYSTPFWRADGFSGQALSDTGPVFITFDVSPHADGPGVLMGFVDARAFDSLSPEQRRDDTLRCFATLFGDDALKPLDYVDHRWGAEQFAPGGPTAAVPPGSWTRFGPWLREPVGPIHWAGTETADEWTGFLDGAVRSGQRAAAEISALL, encoded by the coding sequence GTGCCAAACCCGCCGTGGATCGTCGACGTCGTCGTGGTCGGCGCAGGCTTCGCGGGGCTTGCCGCGGCGCGTGAGCTGGCCCGCCAGGGCCAGGACGTGGTGGTCTTCGAGGGCCGCGACCGCGTCGGCGGCCGGTCCTTCACCGGCAGCGTGGCGGGGTTACCCGCCGATCTGGGGGGCACCTTCGTCGGCCCGACCCAGGACGCCGTCTTGGCGCTGGCCGCCGAACTCGGCGTCCCGACCATCCCGACCCACCACGACGGCAAGAACGTCATCCATTGGCGCGGCTGGACGCACTCCTACCGCGGCACCATTCCCAAGCTTTCGTTGACCGGGCTGATCGACATCGGGCGGCTGCGTTGGCAATTCAACCGGATCGCCCGCAGCGTCCCGGTGTCCGCCCCGTGGGACGCGCGACGCGCGCGCGAGCTCGACGACGTCTCGCTCGGTGGCTGGCTGCGGTCCGTGCGCGCCACCGCATCCTCGCGCGACCTGCTGGCGATCGTGTCCCGGGTGACCTGGGGGTGTGAACCCGACGACGTGTCGATGCTGCACGCGGCCCGCTATACGCACGCCGCCGGTGGCCTGGATCGCCTGCTCGACGTCGAAAACGGTGCCCAGCAGGACCGTTTCCCGGGCGGTACCCAGCAGATCGCCGAGGCCGCGGCCGCCGAACTGGGCACCCGCGTCGTGCTCAACGCCCCGGTCCGCCGCATCGACCGGCACGGCGCCGGGGTGACGGTCACCACCGACGTCGGCCAGGCGGAGGCCGGGTTCGTCGTGGTCGCGGTCCCGCCCGCCCACCGCGCATCGATTGAGTTCGCTCCCCCGCTGCCGGCCGAGTACCACCAACTCGCCCGGCATTGGCCCCAGGGTCGGCTCAGCAAGGCCTACGCGGCCTATTCCACGCCGTTTTGGCGGGCCGACGGCTTCTCCGGCCAGGCGCTGTCGGACACGGGACCGGTTTTCATCACCTTCGACGTCAGTCCCCACGCCGACGGGCCGGGCGTCCTGATGGGATTCGTCGACGCGCGCGCGTTCGACTCGCTTTCCCCCGAGCAACGCCGCGACGACACGCTGCGCTGCTTTGCGACGTTGTTCGGCGACGACGCGCTCAAACCGCTCGACTATGTCGACCACCGTTGGGGCGCCGAACAATTCGCGCCCGGCGGCCCCACCGCGGCGGTCCCACCGGGATCGTGGACACGGTTCGGGCCGTGGTTGCGGGAACCGGTCGGCCCCATTCATTGGGCCGGCACCGAGACCGCGGACGAATGGACCGGGTTTCTCGACGGCGCCGTCCGGTCCGGCCAGCGGGCGGCCGCCGAGATCAGCGCCTTGCTATGA
- a CDS encoding nucleotidyltransferase family protein encodes MAPIKTHADVPGSSPQLREALRGAASALKENGPRFALAGSYALWAYGAPEPTHDVDLVVAESDVDDAVATLTDAGFAVERPPEDWLFKARTGDTVVDVLHRLNGVRVEPSTLDCAEQHDVLAIRMPVLPPTVVLVQQLRALGEHYCDFAKLLPAVRAVREQLDWEQVRALTAGNDYAVAFLVLVERLGLADAGGSQ; translated from the coding sequence ATGGCACCCATCAAGACCCACGCCGACGTGCCGGGTTCGAGCCCGCAATTGCGGGAGGCGCTGCGCGGCGCGGCCTCGGCGCTCAAGGAGAATGGGCCTCGCTTCGCGCTGGCCGGGAGCTACGCGTTGTGGGCCTACGGCGCACCCGAACCCACGCACGACGTGGACCTCGTGGTCGCCGAGTCCGATGTGGACGACGCCGTGGCCACCCTCACCGATGCCGGTTTCGCCGTCGAACGTCCGCCGGAGGATTGGCTGTTCAAGGCGCGCACCGGCGACACGGTGGTCGATGTGTTGCACCGCCTCAACGGCGTGCGGGTGGAGCCGTCGACGCTCGACTGCGCCGAGCAGCACGACGTGCTGGCCATCAGGATGCCTGTGCTGCCGCCCACCGTGGTCCTCGTCCAGCAACTACGCGCACTGGGCGAGCACTACTGCGACTTCGCGAAGCTGCTGCCGGCGGTGCGCGCCGTTCGCGAACAACTCGACTGGGAGCAGGTGAGGGCACTGACCGCCGGCAACGACTACGCCGTCGCCTTCCTGGTGTTGGTCGAGCGGCTGGGGCTCGCCGACGCCGGCGGGAGTCAGTGA
- a CDS encoding STAS domain-containing protein: MHVHARSTATVLRIEGEVDASNADLIAEAVRRFARLRAPLVLDLGCLDFLAGSGLRALLVLNEEQQRAQLRCSVVSGAALRRLTRVVPDHGLPLAESVAAALAHIECATTARRRLVSGPARQHEPQRDVSGRVRGLAS; the protein is encoded by the coding sequence ATCCACGTTCACGCCCGCAGCACAGCCACCGTTTTGCGCATCGAGGGTGAGGTGGACGCCTCCAACGCGGACCTGATCGCCGAGGCCGTTCGCCGGTTTGCGCGGTTGAGGGCCCCGCTGGTCCTCGACCTCGGTTGCCTGGACTTCCTTGCCGGCTCGGGCCTGCGCGCGTTGCTGGTCCTCAACGAGGAACAGCAACGGGCCCAGCTGCGATGCAGCGTGGTCAGCGGCGCGGCGTTGCGTCGGCTCACTCGGGTCGTGCCCGACCACGGCCTGCCCCTCGCCGAATCAGTCGCTGCGGCGCTTGCGCACATCGAGTGCGCCACAACGGCGCGCCGCCGGTTGGTTTCGGGCCCGGCGCGGCAGCACGAGCCGCAGCGCGACGTGTCGGGGCGAGTCCGCGGGCTGGCTTCCTAA
- a CDS encoding glycosyltransferase translates to MKIAIVSGDDIHGDDPRQLCMALAARGHDVTHFVRRGDHRAAQTRADRHRTLSVPVGPRAAKSDAEVLPYVGEWAGALERAWAAQTPDIVHAYGWLGGLAAQLAAPRRGVPTVQSFLGLATTRGPGAGGKAPRDSERTRIEPLLARGATWVTGESADDVEALSRLRRSRARVSALTSGVDVERYDSRGPALARADLRRVLCIAPNPLPCNGLDVVIGALPRVPGAEVVVAETEVANREHDEARARLRHLATGLGVADRVRFAGTVAADELPMVVRSADVVACTPREPPRATTPLQAMACGVAVVAFGVGVLNDVVVDNVTGLVLPPGSPGVLSAALRSLLAQSFQCESMGAAGRSRALSRYAWDRIALDALNIYRGGLQVGRRRGCSFRASGDATVTSREATPSSTNHDRHVEHHR, encoded by the coding sequence TTGAAGATCGCGATCGTGAGCGGCGACGACATCCACGGGGACGACCCCCGGCAGCTGTGTATGGCGCTCGCCGCACGCGGACATGACGTCACTCATTTCGTTCGCCGCGGAGATCACCGAGCAGCGCAGACCCGCGCCGACCGTCACCGCACCTTGTCGGTGCCCGTGGGCCCAAGGGCGGCGAAGTCGGACGCCGAGGTGTTGCCATACGTGGGCGAATGGGCGGGTGCGCTGGAACGCGCGTGGGCAGCGCAGACGCCGGACATCGTGCATGCGTACGGCTGGCTGGGCGGTCTGGCCGCCCAATTGGCCGCCCCGCGGCGAGGCGTGCCCACCGTGCAGAGTTTCCTGGGCCTGGCCACCACCCGTGGGCCCGGTGCCGGCGGGAAGGCGCCACGGGACAGCGAACGGACGCGGATCGAACCGCTACTGGCGCGCGGCGCGACGTGGGTCACGGGTGAGAGCGCCGACGACGTCGAGGCGCTGAGCCGGCTGCGCCGCAGCCGCGCCCGCGTGTCCGCTTTGACGAGCGGTGTCGACGTCGAGCGATACGACTCGAGGGGCCCGGCGCTGGCCCGGGCCGACCTGCGCCGCGTGCTCTGCATCGCGCCGAACCCATTGCCCTGCAACGGCCTCGATGTCGTCATCGGCGCCCTGCCCCGGGTTCCGGGCGCGGAGGTGGTGGTCGCCGAGACCGAAGTCGCCAACCGGGAGCATGACGAGGCACGGGCCCGGCTGCGACATCTCGCCACCGGCTTGGGGGTGGCCGACCGGGTCCGGTTCGCGGGCACGGTCGCCGCCGACGAACTGCCGATGGTGGTGCGGTCCGCCGACGTGGTCGCGTGCACGCCCCGAGAGCCACCGCGCGCGACAACGCCGCTACAGGCGATGGCCTGTGGTGTGGCGGTGGTGGCCTTCGGTGTCGGGGTGCTCAACGACGTCGTGGTGGACAACGTCACCGGGCTGGTGCTTCCGCCCGGAAGCCCGGGCGTCTTATCGGCTGCGTTGAGAAGCCTTCTCGCGCAGAGTTTTCAATGCGAGAGCATGGGCGCGGCGGGCCGCAGCCGCGCCCTGTCACGGTATGCCTGGGACCGCATTGCCCTTGACGCACTGAACATTTACCGAGGGGGGCTCCAGGTTGGACGCCGTCGAGGTTGCAGCTTTCGGGCGTCCGGCGACGCAACGGTGACCTCGCGCGAGGCCACGCCGTCGAGCACCAACCATGACCGCCATGTCGAGCACCACCGATAG
- a CDS encoding DUF7218 family protein translates to MPNSSIKNEKLYKDLRKQGDSKEKAARISNAAAARGKSSVGRKGGKSGSYTDWTVPQLRKRAKELGMSGYSSLTKDKLVAKLRNH, encoded by the coding sequence ATGCCGAATTCGTCGATCAAGAACGAGAAGCTGTACAAAGATTTGCGTAAGCAAGGCGACTCCAAGGAAAAGGCGGCCCGCATTTCCAATGCGGCCGCCGCGCGCGGTAAATCCTCCGTGGGGCGTAAGGGGGGCAAGTCCGGGTCCTATACGGACTGGACCGTTCCGCAGTTGAGGAAGCGCGCGAAAGAGCTTGGCATGTCCGGGTATTCGAGCCTGACCAAGGACAAATTGGTGGCCAAGCTGCGCAATCACTGA